One window from the genome of Diospyros lotus cultivar Yz01 chromosome 11, ASM1463336v1, whole genome shotgun sequence encodes:
- the LOC127812504 gene encoding protein CONSERVED IN THE GREEN LINEAGE AND DIATOMS 27, chloroplastic, whose translation MAAAAAALLLPPKPILPPVPLSPATLPFPKTHRHFHRHRSFPKIPFSSSTPSETECPVPADQQPVNEYQSLSTSFPFSWAAGDLVEFSSRLFVTGASFALFVGLPVSWFGSAGSQSEPLKPALAAVSSGVFVVTLAVVRMYLGWAYVGNRLLSATVEYEETGWYDGEIWVKTAEVLARDRLLGSFSVKPVLSRLKNTLIGLAVSLIVCVALLINLEDSQKDSYISSGEAGVRAVPGVYNDESARSFEPDAFCGEPDLE comes from the exons atggccgccgccgccgccgccctcCTCCTCCCTCCAAAACCCATTCTGCCACCAGTTCCCTTATCTCCCGCCACACTCCCCTTCCCAAAGACCCACCGCCACTTCCACCGCCACAGATCTTTTCCTAAGATACCCTTCTCCTCCAGCACCCCATCGGAAACAGAGTGCCCTGTCCCTGCTGACCAGCAGCCGGTGAACGAGTACCAGTCCCTTTCCACGTCCTTCCCCTTCTCTTGGGCCGCCGGCGACCTTGTCGAGTTCTCTTCTCGCTTGTTCGTCACTGGTGCTTCCTTTGCCCTCTTTGTCGGCTTGCCCGTGTCCTGGTTCGGCTCGGCTGGCTCCCAATCCGAGCCGCTGAAGCCGGCCTTGGCAGCCGTCTCTAGTGGGGTCTTCGTCGTCACTCTCGCCGTTGTGAGGATGTATTTGGGTTGGGCTTACGTCGGTAACCGTTTGCTCAGTGCCACTGTTGAAT ATGAAGAGACTGGATGGTATGATGGTGAG ATATGGGTGAAGACTGCTGAAGTTCTGGCACGCGACCGGCTCTTAGGTTCATTTTCT GTGAAGCCCGTATTGAGCAGATTAAAGAACACCCTCATCGGTCTAGCAGTGTCGTTAATTGTATGTGTCGCCCTCCTCATTAATCTTGAAGACAGCCAAAAGGATAGTTACATATCGTCTGGAGAAGCTGGAGTCAGAGCCGTACCAGGAGTTTACAACGACGAGTCTGCAAGATCATTTGAACCAGACGCGTTTTGTGGGGAACCTGATCTTGAGTAA